attttcgtgtttgttaatttatttataagcgctgtttccaccacagcagtttaacagcgggtggtgttgtgccgtttctgcacGCGAAGGGGAGCCGGTGTTCTGCGGGGGTCAGAATTCGGCAGCTATGCAGCGCACAGCGCCTCACGGTCCGCATAATTGAttatatttacagcgctcgagctagccgcgaaataatgacagaaaaccctgaggaagatgcagaattctgtatgggattagaatatgagtgtGAAGGACATTAAAAAAACTTGTTTTGTAGAGAACCAGGAGATGAGaaatatttgagaagcagctgtaactttacctgtgagtaactcacacaccagaacaccccacgctgcaggataaacggataaatctgatcatttcggtggttggttggttgttggggttttattgccactacagcacaaatgtggctatttgtggcgataatttcggtgaaaattagtgaaacctgtagagtttattgagtttttgctgtatgatctcctcagtgagaatccccaacccataaccaatcagtgagctacaactgcttacccctcccactgctctttcattgtggatgcgcagaatgtcttaaatatcCCGTTTTTCAAAGTAGATTTGGCACGTCACATGGTTAATATACTGTCACTATTTTACAaaaccgtcaccatatttaaataccgtggtataccgaaatactgTCATACCACCCAACCCTAATTTATCCTGATTCTGTCTTCATGACCAGGAACAGCTAAACTGTTCAACCTCTTCTAGTGTATTACCTAAACATTGGTTCTTTTTACCACCggaaagatgagccaaaacaaagtactTGGCATTTAGTACAGATAGCTATGGCATAATACAAAAATGTGGccgtgtaaacaaaaataaaacagaatgacagaatgtaggttacatgctgctccactgttgtacctggtgactacaactagatttaTCACAAGTCCCAAAATCAGTGGCTCAAAAAGGgagtatgcagcgtatgcgaatggaaaatctcttgacgtgaatcacagagccagttcaaggataaagttccgcctttcaggagaaacagccaatcagcttgctggtttttcgAAGCTCAGTGGGCGCCGacagtatgtttgcatacacctcaaaaagtatgtagttgcacccctgcctAAAATGCAATGTGTTTCACAACTTTAACACCTAACTTTCCCAACACTCTGCTTCCCCGTGaagcaaagcacacacacacagcaaagtgTCCTCCATTAGAGCACAACAGTCAATATTGacggagaaaaaaataaacatgttcaTTTGTCTCACAATACGTTGATGAAATAATTATCAATTCAGAcctacctgagtgtctccagtttgcagtgtggatcctctagtctggcagaaagcagcttcactcctgactttCCTGGGtgattgtaggtcagatccagctctttcaggtgggaggggtttaaaatcagagctgaagccagagaagaacaacctttctctgtgatcatacaaccagataatctgcagacagagcaaaaaaacatgtgagtgagagaaaatagaaagaaggaaagagcaACAACGTGGCAGACTAAGGAAATAATGCACTTTAAGATTCAATAAACGCTTTTTTTCACATTACCTTcagctaaaatattttttgcttgtgcatcacaattttgtgTGATATGtctcaaatgttcattcaagttggacattCTTAAGATGACTACAGACCGATGAGAGTTTGTATTTGTCCTTCACAAgacactttttcttgtgtgatttgttataatataatgtatataatataatataatataaacaccgGAATTTCACAATTAGACCTGTATAATCtcaaaacaaaaatcacagaaacactgacctgagaatctgcagtttacaatgtgaactctttagtccagaagagagcagctccactcctgaatcctgcaggtcattgttactgaagtctatctctttcagggaggagttttccaggtttaaaattGTTCCCatattttcacacgtctttactccaagattgcatgaagctagtctaaaaacaagtataaacaacagattttacaataaaccctaataaggattttttatttgaatggatagacaaataatagaaaacagaattaaactgtaaaatatattgtcTGTCTAAAGtactggtgtttctttatactgaaacaAGTTAAAATGGACaaagaaaaagtttaaaaaagcagAGGAAGAGCAAGGGGGCTTTTCAGGGTATGTGAATTTACTGAACCTATCATTTTTCTTTCTGCCCtttaaaacttaaatattcattatatttatatattattaactttaggtATCTGTTAGAGCAAACAAACAGTAATGATGCTTTAGAGTAGAGCTTGGAAATATGctttgtggttttgcattgttacTAGCCCTAAATTACTAGCTCTTATCTCACCTTTTTCGGAAAGTGCTGAACTAAGATGTAGGAAATGAGTTTGAGCAGACAAATATTTCTCTGTTTATAAGACTATTCACATGTTGAgatcatattatttatattcttcaggtaaatgttttttccatttgtgtGATTTCATAAACCTTGACTCACTTCTTCATATTTTtaagagaacaaaaataaaatgattaaatgtgtttattggtgTAAATCTGTAATTCTGCCTCCAGAAAAGTGAAATGCGAGCATGTTTACGTTGCACACATTAAACTAGAACAGTGTGTAAAATCAATCAGTGCTTTCTGTAAGATACCATAAAATATGTAGAGTGCTATTGTTCGTATTGGATGTGCTGTGCTTTTCCACAGATTTCCACATTCAAATCATAGTTTGAGTCAGTATGTGCTTATTGTTTGtttaaaggccctattttagcatcaaatgcacaccatgcagcttgattttgggcacgtcagtgtgtctttgctatcataacgaagggaaaagtacacattgtacAATTATGCTTAATTGTATAGCCTGTCATCAGGCAAAAAGGACAGAGTCTTAattatttaactcaaaatattaaggtgGTTTTGATTCTTTTTAACTTAGAATCCTTAATGTGCTGAATAAATGTTGGCAGATGAATGCTTGTACTGCACAGCTCAAACCACTCCTTCATGTTCATCTTAAACAATATCTATAGAGATAAACAGGAGATTAATTCCGGTAGAAGAGAAAACCTATTGAACTAATGCCTCACAGTAACAGCAACAGTGTGTACTGTACTGGGATGTACAGTAAGatattaagtatttaaatatGCAGAGTTTGATGTTACAAATAAATGCTGATAAATGTTCATCACATTGTATTGTTCAACATTTCTCTAAAGCATActgaaatgtgatttttttagtcAAATAACCCAGCACTATTTTAGTGTGTATCTGCAGAGGATGTGCATTAATTTTAACCAAAAACACTTAACACATAAGTTGcctaaactattaaactattttcTTAAGGCTGTCTCTGATCAGTCTAAGACAGAAATTATCTCATTTATAAATTATCTGTACTGTTTAGAATAATGTGagggtttaattattattacacacacaggATAATTAATGTGTAacaatgtaaataatgtgaatctACCTGTGAATCAATGAAAAGTGCTAAaaatcagcagttcaaaaaaaaacctgaataaaGACCTGAATGAAAATACTTACAGAGCTCtcctggatattttaactactggcagcagcttcagaagacactcctctgatgggtgatatttactgaggtcaaactcatccagctcttcttctgagttcaccaacacaaaagccagagctgaccactgagcaggagagaggctgGCCTGATGAAGACGACGGTCAGCACCTCCACTTAGGTATTTCtgaacttcctgcactagagagtgatcattcagttcattcaaacaGTGGAACAGATTAATAGATTTCTCTGAAGAGGAgctctcctcaatcttcttcttgatgtatttgactgtttccttgttgctgtgagagatcctctctgATGGGGTCAGTAAGTCTCGtaatagagtctgattagactccagtgagagacccagaaggaaacgaaggaacaggtccaggtgtccactctcactctgtaaggctcggtctacagcactgctgaggaagccaGTCATCGTTGACCTGCTGAAAAGCTTGAAAGCTTTACTggtttgttgttcagtggattgttcttttggaatttttctgttgagaaacgcatataaagcagcgaggaattcctgaacgctcagatgtacaaagctgaagaccttccccaggtgcagctcatgttcctccctgaagatctgggtacacactcctgagtacactgatactTCTTTAATATcaatgccactctctcttagatcttgcTCATAGAatatcaggtttcctttctccagctgctgaaaCGCCAGTTTCCCCAAAGCCAGAATACTttctctagtctgctgaggatcagggtcactttttccactgtacttctggttcttgagtttgatctgaaagatcagaaagtgtgtgaacatctgtgtcagggttttggggatttctccactctcagcttcactcagcattctctctagaacagtggctgtaatccagcagaagactggtatgtggcacatgatgtagaggcttcttgaagacctgatgtgtgtgaagactttgttggccaggtcctgattcctgatcctcttactgaagtactcctgtttctgagggtcactgaaaccccgcacttctgttacctgatcaacacactcaggaggAATCTGACTGACTGcggctggtcgagaggtgatccagagaagagcagagggaagcagattccccttgatgagatttgtcagcagaacatccactgaggtttgctttTCTATATCCTCCaatttctcattgttctggaaatccagaggcagtcgacactcatccagaccatcaaagatgaacatgatcttgtatcctttataatgtcttggttttaattcttgtgtttctgggaagaagctctgaagaagattcactAGACTGAGCtttttctccttcatcagattcagctctctaaaaggaagtggaaatatgaagagaacatcttgatttacttctccttcagcccagtccagaatgaacttctgcactgagactgtttttccaattccagcaactcctttagtcagcacagttctgatgggctggttctgttctggtaagggtttaaagatgtcgttgcatttgattggtctttcctgagtttgccttttcctggatgcagcttcaatctgcttcacctcatgttcctgattgacatctccaccccctccctctgtgatgtagagctctgtgtagatctcattcagaagtgctgagttTCCATagcctgagattccttcattgattttctgatatttatccctcagtttggatttgagcttttgttgacatgctggggttaattctgataacagaggaagatctgTAATCAGCTGTGATCATGCATTAGACCCCAATGTAGAACAACACCATGAcataatactttaaaatgaagacTGTAGTATGGTTTATTTGTAGCAGCTGTAGTTGATTTAGAGATATTCAGTATGTCCATACAAAATCAGTAAGAGTTAAGTTTAAGGACTACAGTTGATGCTGTGATACATTATTTTACAATTACAgaattatattcatttttgtttttcccTTCGGGACTTCACTGACAAATAAATTAGCACTTTAAGTTGGTACCCAGGgtcatgacccagaactcttactgctctgtagtttgttagcgaggtctgtctgcttcatgttcctcaggatgtgcagtgtgatcatcagcaccccctccctctgatcatcctccacctctctctcagagcatgctgggtaatctggactcaggagcttcttgaatgtgttcagctcattcttcactagagagataaacttctgctgcagctcctgattaaaaacaaacatcagagaatcactAAAGCTGTTACAGAACAGaagagatgatgacactgatctgaggaggAAAGGATTTATAGATGCTTTGGTGTGTAAAAggatttaaacatcatgttactGAGCAGCATCATATAGCatcaatattaacattattacagTTATACAGAACCTACAGGTGAATAAATTATGGTTATGattacaaaattttaaaagtgaaattaaaattaaatgtaaaagaaatcaggGAGATCTCCATCAAATATTTGGTTTAGaactaaccttgaatatgtggtccagtttctccctgtaattgtttattttcttcttactgtgaataacaaaaaaatccacactgtaatccacCTTAATAAATTATCTGATCGAAAAAAgttttgtttcaataaaatatgctgcaattactaataaaatccaccaggcagtcagactcctcaacacacagagacagagctgaaccccaccccacccaccacacacacttacacaaaactgaactgaacaccccaccaccctttaaacacacaaagactgaacttcacccacacacacagagactgaaatgtctttattcctatcagcaatatttgctgccactctcaaaaactataaactcctcagtaactgctgtgattatatatgttctatatgttacagtatgttacacaactctgcaccttatcctcactatacacattattataccgtatcggtactgcactgtcctgtcttttaaattatCTTGtcgtttgtatttattgttatttagtgttatagttttatgtcgtcactcttgcactttatgttgtctattgcttgttgttctatgttgcaccatggttccggaggaacgtaatttcattacactgtgtacctgtactcagatgtaatgacaataaaagcctcttgacttgacttgacttgacttgaaaataaagaatatcagaaaatcagaccaaaaactaaaagaaagacctttaattaaaatatgaactaaacgaattaaataaacatttttgcaattatgtGACCCTTTATCTGAAGTTTTGAGGCACGTGTAAAAACGGTTGCTTTGAACCACTGTGTCAATGCTTAATTTGTTCTACAATTAACAATAATGACATATAATTAAATGATAAACAGTGCCAATTagcaacaatgtgaatgtaattagaaAGGAGACAACTAGAGCGTTTGAAGTGAAGTGAAACAGTACTAACATATCACGCTACTGTCTCTATATGtagattaggggtgtgtgatacatATTGTCTATGATAATATATTAATTACTGTGTTAATGATGTGCAAGCTGATGTGATCGAGAATGCTAATCACTGGGGGAAAAACAACAATGAAAATTCCTTTACTCCACATGTTCACTGCATACATTGAGAATGACTATGCAGTGAGCTAGCATAGACTAACCATGCGATCACACTGGCAGATGACAAGTCTATGATGTTATCAGTGAGTGTGCTCTTGGTTACTTGCACTGTTTATCAGTGTGGCCAGTTGGCACAGACGCTAATCCAGCAAGCAACCCATCAAGCCATCTACTTTCATTCACGTTTAATTTTCCTCCGAACTGATGACACACCGGCACTGTGCTCAAGTGcctttctctcacactcacacacacatgaacacacacaaacaactgaTGGCACATTTCTCCTTTCCAGGttgttaaaggtggaatatggatcTACACTAGTGTTTTTTCCTCAACTAAAGTTCTCAGTTAAAATCaattactcagcacattaaaatattctcatttatactgacatataaaataaagcaaaaaatgatctagtctgcaaAACATAACACACTGTACAATAACTGTTGTCCCCTTCCCAGGTGAACAACCAGCACCAGGgaacagcatttttatttaattgatacCTCTGATatgaaaacaatttaatttagcaAATCTAATACTCAtccttttatttacattacaataCCCATTATTAAGACCTATGGTTTACAACCATGTGCACTGTTTGTGTCACgtaatacccaggcagggagacgaggaggcggacacaagtgcaggtaagggtaaatgaatgatttaataaataaatataaataaacaaagaatgaaatggaaatgaaagcgcagcgaaagttctactaaagactccaatgctacgtcacctaattacctatccaatcagctgttccctctgcctttaaataagatcactcattcagtacctttgctgcctttcagacgctgatggtcgttcttactgacgttgtccgcagttctctcgcttatgtcccgttctcgcttctagtgtgttcgaccggcgtctcgtgttggcctcctgttgctgacctcctactgctggccgctttgttggctggcggcccgcttctctaccccctcctgctctgtcccgccgccgccccagcccGCTGTCGGCGATAAGCCCCagctgtcccggtccttcaggcggtcgctgtctcggcgtggagttcggactctggtttggtcgccgtcgaagagcgctgtggatctgcttccgggttgcctctccctgtaacgcagtgttctgtcgtattgtgcaacccgtcgagatgtgcttctcgacGCTAGTGCCCATGCGCGGGtccattgtttgttttcttattttgtggttttctgttaagttgtggtctcccctccttactcttaactgtcctccgatattttgtttcggctttattgtattcctgctgacgcatgtttgaatatggggctttttctagcgttttttactttatttgtgtacTAGAGTAGCACGGTTCGAAAGGGTGGCAGGTTGTAActgagcaccggttcacccggcccctctgccttcgctccgcctcccctggcctctgctgctgctgctgcggctggcgcggacctgcccgtatctttctccttctggcgcgctctccctggaactttgacttttgctgagctgactggcgcgctcctgcctggatcttctactgttgctgtgctgcctagcgCGCTCCTGGTTCGTTCGCCGTTACTGCGCTGCTGTtgcgcttctatcggatctgctgctgctgctgctcctgcgctgctggtgcccttctgccggatctgctgctgctgctgctgctactgccctgcctggcgcttctgccggatctgccgccgctgctgctgctactgccctacctggcgcttctgccggatctgctgctgctgctgctgctactgccctacctggcgcttctgccggatctgctgctgctgctgctgctactgccctacctggcgcttctgccggatctgccgccgctgctgctgctgctgcccttcCTGGcacttctgccggatctgctgctgctgctgctgctgctactgccctacctggcgcttctgccggatctgctgctgctgctgctgctactgccctacctggcgcttctgctggatctgctgctgcgctgccacgtgtgtttctgcctgggtcctctgctgcatggcctcttcctcctcctgtttagctactgccgtgcctggcccggcttttggtaggccgtttgtttctcctgatgctgctatggttttccccgcgcttgcgtgctgtcatcctacaaggtaaggttcttcttttgc
This genomic interval from Astyanax mexicanus isolate ESR-SI-001 chromosome 1, AstMex3_surface, whole genome shotgun sequence contains the following:
- the LOC107197168 gene encoding NACHT, LRR and PYD domains-containing protein 14-like isoform X9, encoding MDLQNSSSGGGPPLLKEKRAASPAPSGVSMKSDWSMWEPPVFSSGGGSSGSRTETQRGASPEPSCVSMKSDRSMEDHPYFSSDDMTSDPHKKKINNYREKLDHIFKELQQKFISLVKNELNTFKKLLSPDYPACSEREVEDDQREGVLMITLHILRNMKQTDLANKLQSKLTPACQQKLKSKLRDKYQKINEGISGYGNSALLNEIYTELYITEGGGGDVNQEHEVKQIEAASRKRQTQERPIKCNDIFKPLPEQNQPIRTVLTKGVAGIGKTVSVQKFILDWAEGEVNQDVLFIFPLPFRELNLMKEKKLSLVNLLQSFFPETQELKPRHYKGYKIMFIFDGLDECRLPLDFQNNEKLEDIEKQTSVDVLLTNLIKGNLLPSALLWITSRPAAVSQIPPECVDQVTEVRGFSDPQKQEYFSKRIRNQDLANKVFTHIRSSRSLYIMCHIPVFCWITATVLERMLSEAESGEIPKTLTQMFTHFLIFQIKLKNQKYSGKSDPDPQQTRESILALGKLAFQQLEKGNLIFYEQDLRESGIDIKEVSVYSGVCTQIFREEHELHLGKVFSFVHLSVQEFLAALYAFLNRKIPKEQSTEQQTSKAFKLFSRSTMTGFLSSAVDRALQSESGHLDLFLRFLLGLSLESNQTLLRDLLTPSERISHSNKETVKYIKKKIEESSSSEKSINLFHCLNELNDHSLVQEVQKYLSGGADRRLHQASLSPAQWSALAFVLVNSEEELDEFDLSKYHPSEECLLKLLPVVKISRRALLASCNLGVKTCENMGTILNLENSSLKEIDFSNNDLQDSGVELLSSGLKSSHCKLQILRLSGCMITEKGCSSLASALILNPSHLKELDLTYNHPGKSGVKLLSARLEDPHCKLETLRVEHGGKIRIRPGFKKYGCDFTLDPNTVNPHLSLSEENRRVEWGVKRQSYFDRPERFDWWCQQVLSREGVTGRCYWEAEWSGRGGAVVALSYKTISRKGGGSDCQFGENKNSWSLNCSDKRYSVHHNKNRTALPLPPSGCRRVGVYVDCPAGTLSFYSISTDTPSHTLTHLHTLYTTFTRPLYVGIRLYYGSSVRLCKIE
- the LOC107197168 gene encoding NACHT, LRR and PYD domains-containing protein 14-like isoform X10; this encodes MDLQNSSSGGGPPLLKEERAASPAPSGVSMKSDGSMPHPPEFSSGGGSSGSRTETQRGASPEPSCVSMKSDRSMEDHPYFSSDDMTSDPHKKKINNYREKLDHIFKELQQKFISLVKNELNTFKKLLSPDYPACSEREVEDDQREGVLMITLHILRNMKQTDLANKLQSKLTPACQQKLKSKLRDKYQKINEGISGYGNSALLNEIYTELYITEGGGGDVNQEHEVKQIEAASRKRQTQERPIKCNDIFKPLPEQNQPIRTVLTKGVAGIGKTVSVQKFILDWAEGEVNQDVLFIFPLPFRELNLMKEKKLSLVNLLQSFFPETQELKPRHYKGYKIMFIFDGLDECRLPLDFQNNEKLEDIEKQTSVDVLLTNLIKGNLLPSALLWITSRPAAVSQIPPECVDQVTEVRGFSDPQKQEYFSKRIRNQDLANKVFTHIRSSRSLYIMCHIPVFCWITATVLERMLSEAESGEIPKTLTQMFTHFLIFQIKLKNQKYSGKSDPDPQQTRESILALGKLAFQQLEKGNLIFYEQDLRESGIDIKEVSVYSGVCTQIFREEHELHLGKVFSFVHLSVQEFLAALYAFLNRKIPKEQSTEQQTSKAFKLFSRSTMTGFLSSAVDRALQSESGHLDLFLRFLLGLSLESNQTLLRDLLTPSERISHSNKETVKYIKKKIEESSSSEKSINLFHCLNELNDHSLVQEVQKYLSGGADRRLHQASLSPAQWSALAFVLVNSEEELDEFDLSKYHPSEECLLKLLPVVKISRRALLASCNLGVKTCENMGTILNLENSSLKEIDFSNNDLQDSGVELLSSGLKSSHCKLQILRLSGCMITEKGCSSLASALILNPSHLKELDLTYNHPGKSGVKLLSARLEDPHCKLETLRVEHGGKIRIRPGFKKYGCDFTLDPNTVNPHLSLSEENRRVEWGVKRQSYFDRPERFDWWCQQVLSREGVTGRCYWEAEWSGRGGAVVALSYKTISRKGGGSDCQFGENKNSWSLNCSDKRYSVHHNKNRTALPLPPSGCRRVGVYVDCPAGTLSFYSISTDTPSHTLTHLHTLYTTFTRPLYVGIRLYYGSSVRLCKIE
- the LOC107197168 gene encoding NACHT, LRR and PYD domains-containing protein 14-like isoform X7 produces the protein MDLQNSSSGGGPPVIKEKRAASPAPSGVSMKSDWSMHHPPEFSSGGGSSGSRTETQRGASPEPSCVSMKSDWSIGDRPDFSSEDVTSDPHKKKINNYREKLDHIFKELQQKFISLVKNELNTFKKLLSPDYPACSEREVEDDQREGVLMITLHILRNMKQTDLANKLQSKLTPACQQKLKSKLRDKYQKINEGISGYGNSALLNEIYTELYITEGGGGDVNQEHEVKQIEAASRKRQTQERPIKCNDIFKPLPEQNQPIRTVLTKGVAGIGKTVSVQKFILDWAEGEVNQDVLFIFPLPFRELNLMKEKKLSLVNLLQSFFPETQELKPRHYKGYKIMFIFDGLDECRLPLDFQNNEKLEDIEKQTSVDVLLTNLIKGNLLPSALLWITSRPAAVSQIPPECVDQVTEVRGFSDPQKQEYFSKRIRNQDLANKVFTHIRSSRSLYIMCHIPVFCWITATVLERMLSEAESGEIPKTLTQMFTHFLIFQIKLKNQKYSGKSDPDPQQTRESILALGKLAFQQLEKGNLIFYEQDLRESGIDIKEVSVYSGVCTQIFREEHELHLGKVFSFVHLSVQEFLAALYAFLNRKIPKEQSTEQQTSKAFKLFSRSTMTGFLSSAVDRALQSESGHLDLFLRFLLGLSLESNQTLLRDLLTPSERISHSNKETVKYIKKKIEESSSSEKSINLFHCLNELNDHSLVQEVQKYLSGGADRRLHQASLSPAQWSALAFVLVNSEEELDEFDLSKYHPSEECLLKLLPVVKISRRALLASCNLGVKTCENMGTILNLENSSLKEIDFSNNDLQDSGVELLSSGLKSSHCKLQILRLSGCMITEKGCSSLASALILNPSHLKELDLTYNHPGKSGVKLLSARLEDPHCKLETLRVEHGGKIRIRPGFKKYGCDFTLDPNTVNPHLSLSEENRRVEWGVKRQSYFDRPERFDWWCQQVLSREGVTGRCYWEAEWSGRGGAVVALSYKTISRKGGGSDCQFGENKNSWSLNCSDKRYSVHHNKNRTALPLPPSGCRRVGVYVDCPAGTLSFYSISTDTPSHTLTHLHTLYTTFTRPLYVGIRLYYGSSVRLCKIE
- the LOC107197168 gene encoding NACHT, LRR and PYD domains-containing protein 14-like isoform X11, yielding MKSDRSMEDHPYFSSDDMTSDPQTETQRGASPEPSCVSMKSDRSMEDHPYFSSDDMTSDPHKKKINNYREKLDHIFKELQQKFISLVKNELNTFKKLLSPDYPACSEREVEDDQREGVLMITLHILRNMKQTDLANKLQSKLTPACQQKLKSKLRDKYQKINEGISGYGNSALLNEIYTELYITEGGGGDVNQEHEVKQIEAASRKRQTQERPIKCNDIFKPLPEQNQPIRTVLTKGVAGIGKTVSVQKFILDWAEGEVNQDVLFIFPLPFRELNLMKEKKLSLVNLLQSFFPETQELKPRHYKGYKIMFIFDGLDECRLPLDFQNNEKLEDIEKQTSVDVLLTNLIKGNLLPSALLWITSRPAAVSQIPPECVDQVTEVRGFSDPQKQEYFSKRIRNQDLANKVFTHIRSSRSLYIMCHIPVFCWITATVLERMLSEAESGEIPKTLTQMFTHFLIFQIKLKNQKYSGKSDPDPQQTRESILALGKLAFQQLEKGNLIFYEQDLRESGIDIKEVSVYSGVCTQIFREEHELHLGKVFSFVHLSVQEFLAALYAFLNRKIPKEQSTEQQTSKAFKLFSRSTMTGFLSSAVDRALQSESGHLDLFLRFLLGLSLESNQTLLRDLLTPSERISHSNKETVKYIKKKIEESSSSEKSINLFHCLNELNDHSLVQEVQKYLSGGADRRLHQASLSPAQWSALAFVLVNSEEELDEFDLSKYHPSEECLLKLLPVVKISRRALLASCNLGVKTCENMGTILNLENSSLKEIDFSNNDLQDSGVELLSSGLKSSHCKLQILRLSGCMITEKGCSSLASALILNPSHLKELDLTYNHPGKSGVKLLSARLEDPHCKLETLRVEHGGKIRIRPGFKKYGCDFTLDPNTVNPHLSLSEENRRVEWGVKRQSYFDRPERFDWWCQQVLSREGVTGRCYWEAEWSGRGGAVVALSYKTISRKGGGSDCQFGENKNSWSLNCSDKRYSVHHNKNRTALPLPPSGCRRVGVYVDCPAGTLSFYSISTDTPSHTLTHLHTLYTTFTRPLYVGIRLYYGSSVRLCKIE
- the LOC107197168 gene encoding NACHT, LRR and PYD domains-containing protein 14-like isoform X8 codes for the protein MDLQNSSSGGGPPVIKEKRAASPAPSGVSMKSDWSMWEPPVFSSGGGSSGSRTETQRGASPEPSCVSMKSDRSMEDHPYFSSDDMTSDPHKKKINNYREKLDHIFKELQQKFISLVKNELNTFKKLLSPDYPACSEREVEDDQREGVLMITLHILRNMKQTDLANKLQSKLTPACQQKLKSKLRDKYQKINEGISGYGNSALLNEIYTELYITEGGGGDVNQEHEVKQIEAASRKRQTQERPIKCNDIFKPLPEQNQPIRTVLTKGVAGIGKTVSVQKFILDWAEGEVNQDVLFIFPLPFRELNLMKEKKLSLVNLLQSFFPETQELKPRHYKGYKIMFIFDGLDECRLPLDFQNNEKLEDIEKQTSVDVLLTNLIKGNLLPSALLWITSRPAAVSQIPPECVDQVTEVRGFSDPQKQEYFSKRIRNQDLANKVFTHIRSSRSLYIMCHIPVFCWITATVLERMLSEAESGEIPKTLTQMFTHFLIFQIKLKNQKYSGKSDPDPQQTRESILALGKLAFQQLEKGNLIFYEQDLRESGIDIKEVSVYSGVCTQIFREEHELHLGKVFSFVHLSVQEFLAALYAFLNRKIPKEQSTEQQTSKAFKLFSRSTMTGFLSSAVDRALQSESGHLDLFLRFLLGLSLESNQTLLRDLLTPSERISHSNKETVKYIKKKIEESSSSEKSINLFHCLNELNDHSLVQEVQKYLSGGADRRLHQASLSPAQWSALAFVLVNSEEELDEFDLSKYHPSEECLLKLLPVVKISRRALLASCNLGVKTCENMGTILNLENSSLKEIDFSNNDLQDSGVELLSSGLKSSHCKLQILRLSGCMITEKGCSSLASALILNPSHLKELDLTYNHPGKSGVKLLSARLEDPHCKLETLRVEHGGKIRIRPGFKKYGCDFTLDPNTVNPHLSLSEENRRVEWGVKRQSYFDRPERFDWWCQQVLSREGVTGRCYWEAEWSGRGGAVVALSYKTISRKGGGSDCQFGENKNSWSLNCSDKRYSVHHNKNRTALPLPPSGCRRVGVYVDCPAGTLSFYSISTDTPSHTLTHLHTLYTTFTRPLYVGIRLYYGSSVRLCKIE